A window of Streptomyces sp. SAI-127 contains these coding sequences:
- a CDS encoding glycoside hydrolase family 20 protein: MSQHRKRTEKQARGLIVGAVAVTVAAGVGLGLWAGSDSGPAGSARSQAESPMGGRVEGAPTPSRAPSPTPSPTRSYPLSSTPRTIPAVRVHTPERGPGWRPAPGRRVVVNNAGLADEGRLLAGELGLTYAGRKDDIRAGDVRLSVNAGKGANPESYRMTVRGGRVAISGPDDAGVFYGTRTLKQAVHGGATAPEGVVRDEPAKPVRGFLLDIARKNFTAGWIEDRVRELGDLKFNRLQLHFSDDQAWRIESDSHPEIVSREHLTKAQVKRIVALAAQRHITVVPEIDSPGHLGAVIAAHPELQLRSGAGNVARGAVDISNPASAKIVDDLLNEYAGLFPGADWHLGGDEYRALMVSDPEATYPQLAAAAREAYGAGATVEDLTTGWLNDRADTVRAHGRAPIAWNDGFFRGTSVRAADDIRVGYWTGKEIGARQPVEYLSAGRKVVNYNDKFLYYVLGQPNQFYYPTGQRIYEEWTPRVIRGTTPVPSKYDSQILGGYFAVWCDFPNAQTQDQVATGIRMPLRATVQKLWDPGKPALTWTRFKALADRLS; encoded by the coding sequence GGCCCGGTCCCAGGCCGAGTCACCCATGGGCGGCAGAGTGGAAGGCGCGCCGACCCCTTCGAGGGCCCCGAGCCCGACCCCCAGCCCCACCCGGTCGTACCCCCTGTCCAGCACACCCCGCACCATCCCGGCCGTGCGCGTCCACACCCCGGAGCGCGGTCCCGGTTGGCGTCCCGCCCCCGGCCGGCGCGTGGTCGTGAACAACGCCGGCCTCGCCGACGAAGGGCGTCTCCTCGCCGGTGAGCTGGGGCTGACGTACGCCGGGCGGAAGGACGACATACGCGCCGGGGACGTACGCCTCTCGGTCAATGCCGGGAAGGGCGCGAACCCGGAGTCGTACCGCATGACCGTGCGCGGCGGGCGGGTCGCCATCAGCGGGCCGGACGACGCGGGGGTGTTCTACGGCACCCGCACGCTCAAGCAGGCGGTGCACGGTGGCGCCACGGCGCCGGAGGGCGTCGTGCGCGACGAGCCCGCCAAGCCGGTGCGCGGGTTCCTCCTGGACATCGCGCGCAAGAACTTCACGGCCGGCTGGATCGAGGACCGGGTCCGGGAGCTGGGCGACCTGAAGTTCAACCGGCTCCAGCTGCACTTCTCCGACGACCAGGCGTGGCGGATCGAGTCCGACTCGCACCCGGAGATCGTGTCGAGGGAGCACCTGACCAAGGCGCAGGTGAAGAGGATCGTCGCCCTCGCGGCGCAGCGGCACATCACCGTCGTACCGGAGATCGACTCGCCCGGACACCTGGGGGCCGTCATCGCCGCCCACCCGGAGCTCCAGCTGCGCAGCGGGGCGGGGAACGTGGCGCGCGGGGCCGTCGACATCTCCAACCCCGCTTCCGCCAAGATCGTCGACGACCTGCTGAACGAGTACGCCGGCCTTTTCCCCGGCGCCGACTGGCACCTCGGCGGCGACGAGTACCGCGCGCTCATGGTGTCCGACCCGGAGGCGACCTACCCGCAGCTCGCCGCCGCCGCCAGGGAGGCCTACGGCGCCGGCGCCACCGTCGAGGACCTGACCACGGGCTGGCTCAACGACCGCGCCGACACCGTCCGGGCGCACGGCCGGGCCCCGATCGCGTGGAACGACGGATTCTTCCGGGGGACGTCCGTCCGCGCCGCCGACGACATCCGGGTGGGGTACTGGACGGGCAAGGAGATAGGCGCCCGGCAGCCGGTGGAGTATCTGAGCGCGGGGCGCAAGGTCGTCAACTACAACGACAAGTTCCTCTACTACGTCCTCGGGCAGCCCAACCAGTTCTACTATCCGACGGGACAGCGGATCTACGAGGAGTGGACCCCGCGAGTCATCCGCGGAACGACACCCGTCCCCTCGAAGTACGACAGCCAGATCCTCGGCGGCTACTTCGCGGTGTGGTGCGACTTCCCGAACGCGCAGACGCAGGACCAGGTCGCGACAGGCATCCGGATGCCGCTGCGGGCGACCGTGCAGAAGCTGTGGGATCCGGGGAAGCCCGCCCTGACCTGGACGCGGTTCAAGGCGCTCGCGGACCGGCTGAGCTGA
- a CDS encoding DUF1877 domain-containing protein, which produces MSDYFHLRAVPPSALRNSANWMQRLFEDDWDAVRERIGRHREEVLDKSYLDHELLYAGAEVVLGGLPVYPGDHDKPPFLLLTAARANRVSAYLGSADFEALWLVVREELLPRHGGAAAEREARGVFAAAHRDLTAFYDQTARYGDAVVKWLVQ; this is translated from the coding sequence ATGAGTGACTACTTCCATCTCCGCGCGGTGCCGCCCTCGGCACTGCGCAACAGCGCGAACTGGATGCAACGGCTGTTCGAGGACGACTGGGACGCCGTCCGCGAACGCATCGGACGGCACCGGGAGGAGGTGCTGGACAAGTCCTACCTGGACCACGAACTCCTCTACGCCGGCGCCGAGGTGGTCCTCGGCGGGCTGCCGGTCTACCCGGGCGACCACGACAAGCCCCCGTTCCTGCTCCTGACGGCGGCACGGGCGAACCGTGTCTCGGCGTACCTCGGTTCGGCCGACTTCGAGGCCCTGTGGCTGGTCGTCCGCGAGGAGTTGCTGCCGAGACACGGCGGTGCGGCCGCGGAACGGGAGGCGCGGGGGGTGTTCGCGGCGGCGCACCGGGATCTGACGGCGTTCTACGACCAGACGGCGCGGTACGGGGACGCGGTGGTCAAGTGGCTCGTCCAGTGA
- a CDS encoding RNA polymerase sigma factor produces MGQGGEPRRVQAYDGELGAAVALAQEGDEAAFAVAYRLVQPGLLGYLRGLVGEDAEDVASDAWLEIARDLGRFRGDGAGFRGWTATIARHRALDHLRRQRVRPRSAALEQDMLDLPGPHSTHDQALESLSTEYALELVRGLPRDQAEAVLLRVVVGLDGPAAARVLGKRPGAVRTAAYRGLKRLAHQLGAESVTDDGPRTLGEST; encoded by the coding sequence TTGGGCCAGGGAGGGGAACCCCGCCGCGTGCAGGCGTACGACGGGGAACTGGGCGCGGCCGTCGCGCTGGCCCAGGAGGGCGACGAGGCCGCCTTCGCGGTCGCCTACCGGCTGGTGCAGCCCGGACTGCTCGGGTATCTGCGCGGGCTGGTCGGGGAGGACGCGGAGGACGTGGCGTCGGACGCCTGGCTGGAGATCGCCCGGGACCTGGGCCGGTTCAGGGGTGACGGGGCGGGCTTCCGCGGCTGGACCGCGACCATCGCCCGGCACCGGGCCCTGGACCATCTGCGCCGGCAGCGGGTGCGGCCCCGGTCGGCGGCGCTGGAGCAGGACATGCTGGACCTGCCCGGCCCGCACAGCACCCACGACCAGGCGCTGGAGTCCCTCTCCACCGAGTACGCCCTCGAACTGGTCCGGGGGCTCCCGCGCGACCAGGCAGAGGCGGTGTTGCTGCGGGTCGTCGTCGGACTGGACGGTCCCGCGGCCGCCCGCGTCCTCGGCAAGCGCCCCGGCGCGGTGCGTACCGCGGCGTACCGGGGGCTGAAGCGGCTGGCGCACCAGTTGGGCGCCGAGAGTGTGACGGATGATGGCCCCCGGACGCTGGGGGAGTCGACATGA
- a CDS encoding L,D-transpeptidase family protein produces the protein MGRSFAALLVLALASGCTVQTADGDGDGKRRLPVRIEVPKRSTPPADDDPKPSATPSAPAAAPAAVLWSRGDSGRDVRELQARLRQVAWLYDGPTGSYDDLTERAVEGFQGKRGLPRTGKTDTVTWKRLVNMTHEPGKWELYLMGGQPADAPDARCLTGRVLCISKTSRTLRWMIDGRTVRTVPVRFGSVGTPTREGVFSVYWKSRHHVSTLYDSPMPYAMFFSGGQAVHYSADFAAHGYAGASHGCVNVRDEAAIAGLFAQVRNGDKVVVHW, from the coding sequence ATGGGGAGATCGTTCGCCGCACTGCTGGTCCTGGCGTTGGCCTCCGGCTGTACGGTGCAGACCGCCGACGGGGACGGCGACGGCAAGCGGCGTCTACCGGTACGGATCGAGGTCCCGAAGCGCAGTACGCCACCGGCGGACGACGACCCGAAGCCGAGTGCGACACCGTCCGCTCCGGCCGCCGCGCCCGCCGCCGTGCTGTGGTCGCGCGGCGACTCCGGGCGGGATGTGCGGGAGTTGCAGGCCCGGCTACGGCAGGTCGCGTGGCTCTACGACGGGCCGACGGGGTCGTACGACGACCTCACCGAGCGCGCGGTCGAGGGGTTCCAGGGCAAGCGCGGGCTGCCGAGGACCGGGAAGACCGACACGGTCACCTGGAAGCGGCTGGTGAACATGACGCACGAGCCGGGCAAGTGGGAGCTGTATCTGATGGGCGGGCAGCCGGCCGACGCGCCGGACGCACGCTGTCTGACCGGGCGGGTGCTGTGCATCAGCAAGACGAGCCGGACACTGCGCTGGATGATCGACGGCCGGACGGTGAGGACCGTGCCGGTCCGCTTCGGCTCGGTGGGGACGCCGACCCGTGAGGGCGTGTTCAGCGTCTACTGGAAGTCCCGGCACCATGTGTCGACGCTCTACGACTCGCCGATGCCGTACGCCATGTTCTTCAGCGGCGGCCAGGCGGTGCACTACTCGGCCGACTTCGCGGCCCACGGATACGCGGGTGCCTCGCACGGCTGCGTCAATGTGCGGGACGAGGCGGCGATCGCCGGCCTGTTCGCCCAGGTACGGAACGGCGACAAGGTCGTCGTCCACTGGTGA
- a CDS encoding DUF4328 domain-containing protein, which produces MLCTRCLHAEAAPDGVLCAGCATPAGFAAPPAGVTPKIWLRSPVGLGRATAVLLGVMAAVDAFALGADFLMYDVTGDLAVGDTGGAVLDRADLADTLTGVAGAAQGLMLVVCAVVFVIWLWRVRRNAEVFAPDGHHKARAWVIAGWVVPIASLWYPRRVVVDIWDASSTGDKPGGHALINVWWTLWLLSQTIGRVLYTAFEEADTSQEIRDSMTQLMVADGLDLVAALVAAAVVLRLTRMQDEKARQGPAVPVAV; this is translated from the coding sequence ATGCTCTGTACGCGCTGCCTGCATGCCGAAGCGGCACCGGACGGCGTTCTGTGCGCCGGGTGCGCCACGCCCGCCGGGTTCGCGGCCCCGCCGGCCGGTGTCACACCGAAGATCTGGCTGCGCTCGCCGGTGGGGCTCGGGCGCGCCACCGCGGTACTGCTCGGAGTGATGGCGGCCGTCGACGCGTTCGCCCTCGGCGCGGACTTCCTCATGTACGACGTCACGGGCGACCTCGCCGTGGGAGACACCGGGGGCGCCGTACTGGACCGGGCCGACCTGGCGGACACACTCACCGGCGTGGCCGGTGCCGCCCAGGGGCTCATGCTGGTCGTCTGCGCCGTCGTCTTCGTGATCTGGCTGTGGCGGGTCCGGCGCAACGCCGAGGTGTTCGCCCCGGACGGACACCACAAGGCGCGGGCCTGGGTGATCGCCGGCTGGGTCGTGCCGATCGCGAGCCTGTGGTACCCGCGCCGGGTCGTGGTCGACATCTGGGACGCGAGCAGCACGGGGGACAAGCCCGGCGGGCATGCCCTGATCAACGTCTGGTGGACGCTGTGGCTCCTCTCCCAGACCATCGGGCGGGTCCTGTACACCGCGTTCGAGGAGGCCGACACCTCCCAGGAGATCCGCGACTCCATGACGCAGCTGATGGTCGCCGACGGTCTCGACCTCGTGGCCGCCCTGGTCGCCGCCGCCGTCGTGCTCCGGCTCACCCGGATGCAGGACGAGAAGGCCCGCCAGGGACCCGCGGTGCCCGTCGCCGTATGA
- a CDS encoding RNA polymerase sigma factor, with the protein MLGDDAELTAAVLAAQDGNETAFRTVYRAVHPRLLGYVRTLVGDPDAEDVASEAWLQIARDLDRFDGDADRFRGWAARIARNRALDHIRMRGRRPAIGGDETELTGKPAESDTAGEAIEALATGSTLSLIARLPQDQAEAVVLRVVVGLDAKTAAETLGKRPGAVRTAAHRGLKRLAELLGEDPESAGALDALPPQREPQDSAVTSASVTHMRPRTQKDM; encoded by the coding sequence GTGCTGGGGGACGACGCGGAGTTGACTGCCGCGGTGCTTGCGGCACAGGACGGGAACGAGACCGCGTTCCGGACTGTGTACCGCGCGGTGCACCCGCGGCTGCTCGGATACGTCCGGACGCTGGTCGGTGACCCGGACGCCGAGGACGTGGCCTCCGAGGCCTGGCTCCAGATAGCCCGTGACCTGGACCGGTTCGACGGGGACGCGGACCGCTTCCGCGGCTGGGCCGCACGGATAGCCCGCAACCGCGCCCTCGACCACATCCGGATGCGCGGCCGCCGGCCCGCCATCGGCGGCGACGAGACCGAGCTGACCGGAAAGCCCGCCGAGTCGGACACCGCGGGCGAGGCCATCGAGGCGCTGGCCACCGGCAGCACCCTCTCGCTCATCGCCCGGCTGCCCCAGGACCAGGCCGAGGCGGTCGTGCTGCGCGTGGTGGTCGGCCTGGATGCCAAGACCGCCGCCGAGACCCTCGGCAAGCGTCCCGGCGCGGTACGCACGGCCGCGCACCGAGGTCTGAAACGGCTCGCCGAGCTCCTCGGCGAGGATCCGGAATCGGCCGGTGCGCTCGATGCCCTGCCGCCCCAGCGAGAACCGCAGGACAGTGCGGTGACGTCCGCGAGTGTGACGCATATGCGTCCGCGGACGCAGAAGGACATGTGA
- a CDS encoding peptidoglycan recognition protein, whose product MKRRAWLTLGAVVLGGGGIATYAAASPSNDAAGDVQPKRPVKVYDLTLKGTAAGKRELPRTETKEFSLLGVSWTGVTKPLEGKAQVRTRSSDTGEWTAWQDLETNIDPPEDPEERSGARGASEPLWVGPSDGVQAQVVHEDGTTSAGLPKGLEVNLVDPGIATAAEQKNAGDDTDPAAFAADETPTPTPTDSTSPTDSTSPTDSTSPTATVSASASESASASASASVTASPTPTPTPTATIPTAPPSTVPEPSMVSRAGWGADESLSPDPSEYNADVKAVFVHHTDGSNDYSCADSAAIVRGIYAYHTQTNGWNDIGYNFLVDKCGTIFEGRKGGVALPVLGAHTYGWNRESTGIAILGNYTAAGASNAALTSVARIAAWKLGQYGVDPNSTVQLKAGATQKNLAGTSFTGGSLYTFNRISGHRDGYATECPGNSLYAQLPTIRAWASGPVQGLKLTSLTGAALSGSTYWTKGAITAKWSATTPGSLISKFELLVDGKVVATTSGTATSAGTTLAAGSHKVAVRAVHQSGKTATTTALTVATDTTAPTFSTTPKITLRTGTVNTTAVPVTLGWKAADSQALKQVSLLSPTTATFGPTTTSSSRTAKPGTASIWSMKAYDFAGNTRTSSPSYTPMILQETSATKSGSWTTRSSTSYLGGKSYSSGSKGASLTWTFTGRSAAWVVSRASTSGQAYVYVDGTKVATVDLKSSTTAYRQAIWTKSWSSSAKHTVKIVVVGTSGRPTITTDGLVYIK is encoded by the coding sequence ATGAAGCGGAGGGCGTGGCTGACACTCGGCGCGGTGGTTCTGGGAGGCGGCGGCATCGCGACCTACGCCGCCGCCAGTCCGTCGAACGACGCCGCGGGGGACGTGCAGCCCAAGCGGCCGGTGAAGGTCTACGACCTGACGCTGAAGGGCACCGCGGCCGGCAAGCGGGAGCTGCCGCGCACCGAGACCAAGGAGTTCTCGCTGCTCGGTGTCTCCTGGACGGGGGTGACCAAACCGCTGGAGGGCAAGGCGCAGGTCCGTACCCGCAGCAGCGACACGGGCGAGTGGACCGCCTGGCAGGACCTGGAGACGAACATCGACCCGCCGGAGGACCCCGAGGAGCGCAGCGGCGCCCGCGGCGCGTCCGAACCGCTGTGGGTCGGTCCCTCGGACGGCGTGCAGGCGCAGGTCGTCCACGAGGACGGCACCACAAGTGCCGGACTTCCCAAGGGACTTGAGGTCAACCTCGTCGACCCGGGCATCGCGACCGCCGCCGAGCAGAAGAACGCCGGCGACGACACGGACCCGGCGGCGTTCGCCGCGGACGAGACGCCGACACCGACTCCGACCGACTCGACGTCGCCGACCGACTCGACGTCACCGACCGACTCGACGTCACCGACGGCCACGGTCTCCGCTTCGGCTTCCGAGTCGGCTTCGGCTTCGGCGTCCGCTTCGGTCACCGCCTCCCCGACGCCGACCCCCACGCCCACCGCCACCATCCCCACCGCGCCCCCGTCGACGGTCCCCGAGCCCTCGATGGTCTCCCGCGCCGGCTGGGGCGCCGACGAGTCGCTCAGCCCCGACCCGTCGGAGTACAACGCCGATGTGAAGGCCGTCTTCGTGCACCACACGGACGGCTCCAACGACTACTCGTGCGCCGACTCCGCGGCGATCGTGCGCGGCATCTACGCGTACCACACGCAGACCAACGGCTGGAACGACATCGGCTACAACTTCCTCGTCGACAAGTGCGGCACCATCTTCGAGGGCCGCAAGGGCGGCGTGGCCCTGCCGGTCCTCGGCGCGCACACCTACGGCTGGAACCGTGAGTCCACCGGCATCGCGATCCTCGGCAACTACACCGCCGCGGGCGCCTCGAACGCCGCCCTCACCTCGGTCGCCCGGATCGCGGCCTGGAAGCTCGGCCAGTACGGCGTCGACCCCAACTCGACGGTCCAGCTGAAGGCGGGCGCGACCCAGAAGAACCTCGCCGGTACGAGCTTCACCGGGGGCAGTCTCTACACCTTCAACCGGATCTCCGGCCACCGCGACGGCTACGCCACCGAGTGCCCGGGCAACTCCCTGTACGCCCAGCTGCCGACCATCCGCGCCTGGGCGTCCGGCCCGGTGCAGGGCCTGAAGCTCACCTCGCTGACCGGCGCGGCCCTGTCCGGCTCGACGTACTGGACCAAGGGCGCGATCACGGCGAAGTGGTCGGCCACCACGCCGGGTTCGCTGATCTCGAAGTTCGAGCTGCTGGTCGACGGCAAGGTCGTCGCGACCACGTCCGGTACGGCCACCTCGGCCGGCACCACCCTGGCCGCGGGCAGCCACAAGGTCGCCGTACGGGCCGTGCACCAGTCCGGCAAGACCGCGACGACCACCGCGCTGACGGTCGCGACCGACACCACCGCGCCGACCTTCTCCACCACCCCGAAGATCACCCTGCGCACCGGCACGGTCAACACCACCGCCGTCCCGGTCACCCTCGGCTGGAAGGCCGCCGACTCCCAGGCCCTGAAGCAGGTGAGCCTGCTGTCCCCGACGACGGCCACCTTCGGCCCGACCACCACCAGCTCCAGCCGTACCGCCAAGCCGGGTACCGCGAGCATCTGGTCGATGAAGGCGTACGACTTCGCGGGCAACACCCGTACGTCGTCCCCCTCGTACACGCCGATGATCCTTCAGGAGACCTCGGCCACCAAGTCCGGCAGCTGGACGACGCGTTCCTCCACCAGCTACCTCGGCGGCAAGTCGTACTCCAGCGGTTCCAAGGGCGCGAGCCTGACCTGGACGTTCACCGGCCGGTCCGCCGCGTGGGTGGTCTCGCGGGCGTCCACCTCCGGGCAGGCGTACGTGTACGTGGACGGCACCAAGGTCGCGACCGTCGACCTGAAGTCCTCGACCACCGCCTACCGCCAGGCGATCTGGACCAAGTCGTGGTCCAGCAGCGCCAAGCACACGGTGAAGATCGTGGTGGTGGGCACCAGCGGCCGCCCGACGATCACGACGGACGGCCTGGTCTACATCAAGTAG
- a CDS encoding MFS transporter produces MADNRRWWALVVIALAQLMVVLDMTIVNIALPSAQADLNMSDGNRQWVITAYTLAFGGLLLLGGRIADLAGRKTTFMIGLVGFAAASALGGAATGQGMLFGARALQGVFAALLAPAALSLLATTFTDPKDRAKAFGVFGAIVGAGAAIGLLAGGLLTEYLDWRWCLYVNVPIALVAFAGAWAILAPGGRHPDAHLDVPGALLGSGGMVSLVYGFSEAASRGWDDGLVVTLLVAGVVLLAAFAVWQTRARVPLLPMSVVKDRQRVGAFLTVLFVTVGMFGVFLFLTYYLQGVLGWSPLKTGLAYLPMTAAMIVGSTQIAARLLSRVPPRTLIVPGLLVAAGGLAIIAQVGVEPAYTSHVLPGMLMLGLGMSTAMMTSISLATGSVAPRDSGAASATFNTAQQVGGSIGTALLNTIAASATATYLTAHAGPGVDKRLLQAEATVHGFNVATWWAFGALLLAALIAGVVVNAERAPTPQGAGERAPEPVDTLG; encoded by the coding sequence ATGGCCGACAACCGTCGTTGGTGGGCGCTGGTCGTCATCGCGCTCGCCCAGTTGATGGTCGTGCTGGACATGACCATCGTCAACATCGCCCTGCCGTCCGCCCAGGCCGACCTGAACATGTCGGACGGGAACAGGCAGTGGGTCATTACCGCCTACACCCTCGCCTTCGGCGGACTGCTGCTGCTCGGCGGCCGGATCGCCGACCTCGCCGGGCGCAAGACCACCTTCATGATCGGGCTCGTCGGCTTCGCCGCCGCCTCCGCGCTCGGCGGGGCCGCGACGGGGCAGGGGATGCTGTTCGGGGCGCGGGCCCTGCAGGGCGTGTTCGCCGCACTGCTCGCACCGGCCGCGCTGTCGCTGCTCGCGACGACGTTCACCGATCCCAAGGACCGCGCGAAGGCCTTCGGGGTGTTCGGGGCGATCGTCGGGGCGGGCGCCGCGATCGGGCTGCTCGCGGGCGGTCTGCTCACCGAGTATCTGGACTGGCGCTGGTGTCTGTACGTCAACGTGCCCATCGCGCTGGTCGCGTTCGCGGGCGCGTGGGCGATCCTCGCGCCCGGCGGACGGCACCCCGACGCCCATCTCGACGTGCCGGGCGCGCTGCTCGGCTCGGGCGGCATGGTGTCCCTGGTGTACGGCTTCTCCGAGGCGGCGTCCCGGGGTTGGGACGACGGGCTGGTGGTGACCCTGCTGGTCGCCGGAGTTGTGCTGCTCGCCGCCTTCGCGGTGTGGCAGACCCGGGCGCGGGTGCCGTTGCTGCCGATGTCGGTGGTCAAGGACAGGCAGCGCGTCGGCGCCTTCCTGACCGTGCTGTTCGTCACCGTCGGGATGTTCGGCGTGTTCCTCTTCCTGACCTACTACCTGCAGGGCGTCCTTGGATGGTCGCCGCTGAAGACCGGGCTCGCGTATCTGCCGATGACGGCCGCGATGATCGTCGGCTCGACGCAGATCGCCGCACGGCTGCTGAGCAGGGTGCCGCCGAGGACCTTGATCGTGCCCGGACTGCTCGTGGCCGCGGGCGGGTTGGCGATCATCGCGCAGGTCGGCGTCGAGCCGGCGTACACCTCGCACGTCCTGCCCGGGATGCTGATGCTGGGTCTCGGCATGAGTACGGCGATGATGACCTCCATCTCGCTGGCCACCGGCAGTGTCGCGCCGCGTGACTCGGGGGCGGCCTCGGCGACCTTCAACACGGCCCAGCAGGTGGGCGGTTCGATCGGTACGGCGCTGCTGAACACGATCGCCGCGAGTGCGACCGCGACCTACCTGACCGCGCACGCCGGACCCGGCGTCGACAAGCGGCTGCTCCAGGCCGAGGCCACGGTGCACGGCTTCAACGTGGCCACCTGGTGGGCGTTCGGGGCGCTGCTGCTGGCCGCGCTGATCGCGGGAGTCGTCGTGAACGCGGAACGGGCGCCCACTCCCCAGGGTGCGGGGGAGCGGGCGCCCGAGCCGGTGGACACGCTGGGCTGA